The proteins below come from a single Gemmatimonadota bacterium genomic window:
- a CDS encoding lipocalin-like domain-containing protein has translation MADGSTKQDPKSAAYIIYTDTGHMCYVAMDPNRPKWNSAGSPTPQEALTGVAGFGAYCASVEIHAKEGFVIHRVEIAGTPNFVGQTWKRWFTFEGPNRVSLRVDGPSPPMVENTLIWERVQKR, from the coding sequence ATGGCTGATGGAAGCACAAAACAGGATCCGAAGAGTGCCGCCTATATCATCTATACCGACACGGGCCACATGTGCTACGTCGCCATGGATCCGAATCGGCCCAAATGGAACTCGGCAGGTAGTCCGACTCCTCAGGAAGCGCTGACTGGAGTCGCAGGCTTCGGCGCGTACTGTGCCAGCGTGGAGATCCACGCGAAAGAGGGATTCGTGATCCATCGCGTGGAGATCGCGGGAACTCCTAATTTTGTCGGTCAGACTTGGAAGCGTTGGTTCACCTTCGAGGGGCCGAATCGCGTTTCCCTGCGCGTCGATGGGCCGTCGCCGCCCATGGTCGAGAACACGCTGATTTGGGAGCGGGTTCAAAAGCGGTGA
- a CDS encoding IS1182 family transposase — translation MARYKAIDTNPRLLPVNLAAQLLPGTFEHAVDHLLDHAIDLSRFDVRFRNDTTGAPAYPPAVLLKVVLCAYARGIVSSRAIARLCEEHVTFIALCGTRTPHFTTIAAFVSGLGPDIAHVFAAVLAVCDQQGLIGREMFAIDGVKLPSNASKRRSGKRADFERQAEKLEAAAARMLTRHQATDATEEGPPDPPDGPPTTRRARDAERLARLERDAAQLRAWLAAHPDDRRSAKGAVRLSNRTDPDSAKMATGKGVVQGYTAVAAVDAKAQIIIDAQAHGTGTEQELLLPVVAALAPHATATTLITADAGYHSEDNLRTLATQERPALIADKGMRARDERFATQARHQQGSDPLHDKSRTPTRLPVYQPHDFTYDPVARTCVCPAGKSLYRKGKDLVIKGYRGAQFRGAKRDCGPCAHRARCLRTPNRTDTRQVMFFDGPAPNRPESYTRQMQRRLDTPEGRAQYGRRFATVEPVFANLRHNKGLARFTLRGRAKVDGQWKLFCLVHNIEKLAHAGYAA, via the coding sequence ATGGCCCGCTACAAGGCGATCGACACCAACCCCCGGCTGCTCCCGGTCAACCTGGCGGCGCAGCTCCTCCCCGGCACCTTCGAGCACGCGGTCGACCACCTGCTCGACCATGCCATCGACCTGTCGCGCTTCGACGTCCGGTTCCGGAACGACACCACGGGCGCGCCAGCGTATCCCCCGGCGGTGCTGCTCAAGGTGGTGCTCTGTGCCTACGCGCGCGGGATCGTCAGCAGCCGGGCGATCGCCCGACTCTGCGAGGAGCACGTGACCTTCATCGCGCTCTGCGGAACACGCACCCCGCACTTCACGACGATCGCCGCGTTCGTCAGCGGCCTCGGCCCGGACATCGCCCACGTCTTCGCGGCCGTCCTCGCGGTGTGTGATCAGCAGGGGCTGATCGGCCGGGAGATGTTCGCGATCGATGGCGTGAAGCTCCCGAGCAACGCGTCCAAGCGGCGCAGCGGGAAGCGCGCCGACTTCGAACGCCAGGCCGAGAAGCTGGAAGCCGCCGCCGCGCGGATGCTCACGCGGCATCAAGCGACCGACGCGACGGAGGAGGGGCCGCCCGACCCACCGGACGGACCCCCGACAACGCGGCGGGCGCGGGACGCGGAGCGCTTGGCGCGGCTCGAGCGCGACGCGGCGCAGCTGCGGGCGTGGCTCGCCGCGCATCCCGACGACCGGCGCAGCGCCAAAGGCGCCGTGCGCCTGAGCAATCGCACGGATCCCGACAGCGCGAAGATGGCGACCGGCAAAGGCGTGGTGCAGGGCTACACCGCCGTCGCGGCGGTCGACGCCAAGGCCCAGATCATAATCGACGCCCAGGCGCATGGCACCGGGACCGAGCAGGAGCTGTTGCTGCCCGTGGTGGCCGCCCTCGCCCCGCACGCGACCGCCACGACGCTGATCACGGCCGATGCGGGCTACCATAGTGAGGACAACCTGCGCACCTTGGCGACGCAGGAGCGCCCGGCGCTGATCGCGGACAAGGGCATGCGCGCCCGGGACGAGCGCTTCGCCACGCAGGCGCGCCATCAGCAGGGCTCGGATCCGCTGCACGACAAGTCGCGCACGCCGACGCGCCTCCCGGTGTACCAGCCCCACGACTTCACCTACGATCCCGTCGCCCGCACCTGTGTGTGCCCCGCGGGCAAGTCGCTGTATCGGAAGGGCAAGGACCTGGTGATCAAGGGCTACCGCGGCGCGCAGTTCCGCGGGGCCAAGCGCGATTGCGGGCCGTGTGCGCATCGCGCGCGGTGCCTGCGCACCCCCAACCGCACGGACACGCGGCAGGTGATGTTCTTCGACGGGCCGGCGCCGAATCGGCCCGAGAGTTACACCCGGCAGATGCAACGGCGCTTGGACACGCCCGAGGGCCGCGCGCAGTACGGGCGCCGCTTCGCGACCGTGGAGCCGGTCTTCGCGAACCTCCGCCACAACAAGGGGCTCGCGCGCTTCACGCTCCGCGGCCGCGCGAAGGTGGACGGGCAGTGGAAGCTCTTCTGCCTGGTTCACAACATCGAGAAGCTCGCCCACGCGGGGTACGCCGCCTAA